The genomic segment TGCTGTGCGGCGCTCATTGAACCCCATTGTAAAATCCACTTCCCCGTTTGCATACAATTGATCCAGCTTCGCAAGTGTTTCCGGGTAGGTCTTTCCGTCCCGCCATAGCGAACCTTCCATTTCGTTGAGCCTATCCCACGCCTCTGCGCCGTTTTCCTTAAGCCATTTTTCTTCATAGCCATTTTGAAGGACATCTTCTTTGCCTTGAATGTCATATAAAAGATGGCGCACAAACGCATTTCCGGTAAAATCCGATACATTCGGATATGTGAACCGGCCGGGATTATCTTCAATCCATTGCTTGAGTGCCGTAAAGTCAGCAGGAGGATCGCTTACTTTTGCCGCATCATAGTTGAGCACAAACTGGACTTTGCCCCACGGCGCTTCCAGGCCATCAATGCTGGTCCCCATATCATTGTTGACATATGGCTTGTCTTCGCCGATATAGTCCTGGAGATTCGGCAATTTTGGAGCGAAGGCTCCGTATAACAGGCTGTTCTCTTTCGCCGTCTTGAAATTCTCGCCGTTGATCCAGATGATATCCATCGTTCCATCATCTTTCCCCGCTTTTTTCTCTGTCATCAACTTGGAAAGAAAGTCTGCGGTGTCCATCGGATGCCTTTTCAGCGTGATATTGTGTTCATCTTTCAAGCGCGGTGCGACCCATTCATCTATATAAGTGTTGATGCCGTCATCTCCACCCCACATGAAAATGTGGACTTCAGACCCGCTCGCCTCTTCGGTTATCTCTTCCCAATCCGCTTCAAGCAGGTCCGGTTTTGATTGTGATTCGTCTTTTTCTTCAGCCGAACTGCACGCTGCGAGCAGCATTGCCAAAATGAGTATCATTAATAGTAGTTTCTTCATTTCTGTGCCCCTTTTTTGTTTTTCGTATAGGTGTACAAGCCTTCCATCGCCCCAGGCCGCAGTTGCCCTCTATAATTTCCAATCAAGAAATAGCATCCTCAATATCAATCTATGAATGTTAAAAACAATTGAAATAGTGCCGGGAGTTGCCTCCATCGCTCATTATACAAAAAACTTACAGATAAATATCGCTTTTTATCAGGTTCAATTGATTTTTTTGTGAAGTTTGTCACTATAAGCCATTGAAAAACTTCTAGATCGGCTACTCCCTTCAAATGAAAAGCGCCCGGCAAAAAGCCGAGCGCCCCGCGAAACTTTAATCTGCCGAATCTCTCATTACCAGGACGCCCTGGATAAATACGGCAAAGTGGAAAGCCGCTTTTTATTGCTACTGTTTAAGTTCTTCCATATTGATTCCTTTTTTCTTGGCGATATACTTTGGAATCAAAGATACAAGGAACAGGATGGTGCCAGCTGCCGCAAATTCAAGCAGAAGTTTAGTAGAGAAACCTTCAGCTACGATTTGGCCGGCCATGTATGCGTAAATGAATGCGCCAGGAGCCATGGTGATCAATGAAACGATAGAAAATTTAACAAAGGATAGGCTCGTTACGCCGTACGCATAGTTCTGGACGTTGTACGGGAATACCGGTACCAGGCGGGTCAGAATCAAGAAGCTTTCACCATTTTTCTCAACGCCCTGGTCAATCTTTTTGAAAACCGCATTGTCTTTAAACTTATTGACGATTATACCTCTTGCCACGTACTTCGCAATCAAGAAAGCGGCCATTGCGCCGATTGTTGCGCCGATCAAGGCGAGCAAGCCGCCTTTGATTGAACCAAACGTGATGCCGGCCACAATGGTCAAGAGTGATGCCGGAAGCATGAATACCGCTACTGCTACGAATACGAGCAAGAATACAATATATCCGAAGACCCCAAAGCCTTCAAACCAGGCCTGCATCGCTTTTACATCCTTCAACTGTTCGAGGATTCCCGTCTGCCAGGCAATCAGGAATACGGCGGCGATTGCTCCGATTACGGCCAGAAGCTTAAGCGGGCTGCCTTTTTTTGCCTTTGCTGTATTTGCCATTATAATCGACTCCTATTTTAGAATTCACCGTTTTCAGTACGGTCGATGATGTCCTGGTTGCCTTTTTCGTAAGCCTGGTAGCTCCATTCAATCCATGATCCATCATAGTTTAGTGCATCTTCGTAGCCAAGGATCTGTGTCAAGACGAACCATGTGTAAGCGGAACGTACACCAGACTGGCAATAAGGGATAAGCTGCTTGCCGGAATCAGTATACTCTTTGTAGATTTCTTCAAGTTCTTCTTTTGACTTGAATGTACCTTCTTCGGTTGTTGCAGCAGAGTACTGAAGCCATTTGGCCCCTTTAATTTTGCCAGGGCCGAATGCACCTTTCTTCGTGTCGCTGCCTGTTTCTTCATCCTCACCGCGCGTATCGATAATGATATAATCGTCGTTATCGACTGCTTTAGTTACCAATTCAAGGCTTGCATTGAATGCATCTGGATTGTAATCAGGAGCTTTGTAGTCTGTTGTTTCACGGTCGCCGATTTTAGCCGGCTCCGCAGTTTCATAGCCTGCACCGAGCCATACCGGCATACCTCCATCAAGCATGCGCACATCATCATGGCCAAGCATTTTCAGCTGCCAGAACACGCGGGCTG from the Bacillus marinisedimentorum genome contains:
- a CDS encoding ABC transporter substrate-binding protein, with amino-acid sequence MKKLLLMILILAMLLAACSSAEEKDESQSKPDLLEADWEEITEEASGSEVHIFMWGGDDGINTYIDEWVAPRLKDEHNITLKRHPMDTADFLSKLMTEKKAGKDDGTMDIIWINGENFKTAKENSLLYGAFAPKLPNLQDYIGEDKPYVNNDMGTSIDGLEAPWGKVQFVLNYDAAKVSDPPADFTALKQWIEDNPGRFTYPNVSDFTGNAFVRHLLYDIQGKEDVLQNGYEEKWLKENGAEAWDRLNEMEGSLWRDGKTYPETLAKLDQLYANGEVDFTMGFNERRTASLIEDGVFPETTETLVIDPGSIGNTHYLSIPFNSPNEAAAMTAINFMLSPEAQIAKLAPAMWGEGSVIDPGKLMDEQLQRMEELGGETTVTAEDILPELDARYADWIKEHWENEVVQP
- a CDS encoding TVP38/TMEM64 family protein, which encodes MANTAKAKKGSPLKLLAVIGAIAAVFLIAWQTGILEQLKDVKAMQAWFEGFGVFGYIVFLLVFVAVAVFMLPASLLTIVAGITFGSIKGGLLALIGATIGAMAAFLIAKYVARGIIVNKFKDNAVFKKIDQGVEKNGESFLILTRLVPVFPYNVQNYAYGVTSLSFVKFSIVSLITMAPGAFIYAYMAGQIVAEGFSTKLLLEFAAAGTILFLVSLIPKYIAKKKGINMEELKQ
- a CDS encoding sulfurtransferase codes for the protein MNKKLVASVSVVALLIVGFFVYQNVTAVKSKEVNLSAQQEKITEYANPKALITAEALKELLDENKEDVVVIGTMESKEAIPDSFVVWRPDYSGTEAFDYDGMANTKEEMEKLLSDFGVKEDTTIVTYAGNDQHDSARVFWQLKMLGHDDVRMLDGGMPVWLGAGYETAEPAKIGDRETTDYKAPDYNPDAFNASLELVTKAVDNDDYIIIDTRGEDEETGSDTKKGAFGPGKIKGAKWLQYSAATTEEGTFKSKEELEEIYKEYTDSGKQLIPYCQSGVRSAYTWFVLTQILGYEDALNYDGSWIEWSYQAYEKGNQDIIDRTENGEF